One Bacteroidota bacterium DNA window includes the following coding sequences:
- a CDS encoding DUF4231 domain-containing protein, producing MEKTEFEEYLKSRYEDQINWYDKKAADNQRIYKQLQWLAIIFSAITPVLVAFDSKPKWLIWITVAISAIVAIATTVIKTFKYQENWINYRTTCETLRKEKHFYTAKINEYDSAEDKEALFVDRVEALISRENTMWLTAQKQTKK from the coding sequence ATGGAAAAAACTGAATTTGAAGAATACTTAAAAAGCCGATACGAAGATCAAATAAATTGGTATGATAAAAAAGCTGCAGATAATCAAAGGATATACAAGCAATTGCAGTGGTTAGCAATAATTTTTTCTGCAATTACTCCGGTTTTGGTGGCTTTTGATAGTAAACCAAAATGGCTTATATGGATAACAGTTGCTATTTCAGCAATAGTGGCAATCGCAACAACTGTAATTAAAACCTTCAAATATCAGGAAAATTGGATAAATTACAGGACTACCTGTGAAACCTTAAGAAAGGAGAAGCATTTTTACACAGCTAAGATTAATGAGTATGATTCTGCTGAAGATAAAGAGGCTCTTTTTGTTGATAGGGTAGAGGCGCTTATTTCAAGAGAAAATACCATGTGGTTAACAGCACAAAAGCAAACTAAGAAATGA
- a CDS encoding replication-associated recombination protein A, which yields MLANRPLADRLRPNSLDNYLGQRHLIGSNAVLRKSIESGKIPSFILWGPPGVGKTTLAKIISNKLERPFYTLSAVNSGVKDIRNVIEKAKNQQFFNRPNPILFIDEIHRFSKSQQDSLLGAVEQGIVTLIGATTENPSFEVISALLSRCQVYILDHLSKDELEKLLKTALETDSVLKTKSIKIEETEAMLRYSGGDARKLLNILELTVASDSNEEIVITNEKVVEKLQQNLSNYDKNGEQHYDIISAFIKSVRGSDPNAAVYWLARMIDGGEDPKFIARRLLILAAEDIGLANPNALLLANNCFSAIDVIGMPEGRIILSETTIYLACSQKSNSSYLAIDKALEIVKKTGDLPVPLHLRNAPTKLMKQIGYGDNYKYAHSYENNFVEDGFLPEKIESTIIFEPGKNSKEIDIRNKLKNMWKKTYDY from the coding sequence ATGTTAGCAAATCGACCATTAGCCGATAGATTGAGACCAAACAGTCTTGATAATTATCTTGGACAAAGGCATTTAATTGGGAGTAATGCCGTACTTCGAAAAAGTATAGAATCCGGAAAAATCCCATCGTTTATTTTATGGGGACCTCCTGGAGTTGGAAAAACTACACTGGCAAAAATTATTTCTAATAAACTTGAACGTCCATTTTACACCTTGAGTGCCGTAAATTCCGGAGTAAAAGATATTAGGAATGTAATTGAAAAAGCAAAGAATCAACAGTTTTTTAATAGGCCAAATCCAATTCTTTTTATCGATGAAATTCACAGATTTAGTAAATCGCAGCAGGATTCCTTACTTGGTGCTGTAGAGCAAGGAATTGTTACTTTGATTGGTGCTACAACCGAAAACCCTTCCTTTGAGGTGATTTCGGCTTTGCTCTCTCGATGTCAGGTTTACATATTAGATCATCTGTCGAAAGACGAACTCGAAAAATTATTGAAAACGGCATTAGAAACAGATTCTGTTTTAAAAACAAAAAGTATTAAAATTGAAGAAACTGAAGCTATGCTACGATATTCGGGTGGCGATGCTCGAAAGTTGCTGAATATATTGGAACTAACAGTAGCTTCCGATAGTAATGAAGAAATTGTTATTACAAATGAAAAGGTTGTTGAGAAGTTGCAGCAAAATTTGTCGAATTACGATAAAAATGGAGAACAACATTACGATATTATTTCGGCCTTCATAAAATCTGTTCGGGGAAGCGACCCAAATGCTGCGGTTTATTGGTTGGCACGAATGATTGATGGTGGTGAAGATCCAAAATTTATTGCCAGAAGATTGCTCATTCTTGCTGCTGAGGATATTGGTTTGGCAAATCCGAATGCGCTATTGCTTGCAAATAATTGCTTTTCTGCGATTGATGTTATTGGGATGCCGGAAGGGAGAATTATTCTTTCTGAAACAACTATTTATCTTGCTTGTTCTCAAAAAAGTAATTCGTCTTATTTGGCAATAGATAAGGCATTAGAAATAGTTAAAAAAACCGGAGATTTGCCGGTACCTCTGCATTTGCGAAATGCCCCTACAAAACTTATGAAACAAATTGGTTATGGCGATAACTACAAATATGCTCATAGCTACGAAAACAATTTTGTTGAGGATGGTTTTCTTCCTGAAAAAATTGAAAGTACTATAATTTTTGAGCCAGGAAAAAATTCGAAAGAAATTGATATACGAAACAAACTAAAAAATATGTGGAAGAAAACTTATGATTATTGA